The window CGACCAACAAGGCAAAGGCAGAGGCACAACCGGAAGCGCGAACCAGAAACCGCTTTAGTTCACGCTCACGATTTCGATTTCAAACGTCAGCGTCTTGCCAGCGAGGGGGTGGTTGGCGTCAAGGGTAATTTCGTCCGAGCCAACTTCGGTGATGGTCACGTCCATCTGGCCCTGCTCATTGGAGAGCTGCAAGGGCACGCCCACGTTCAGGGGAATATGGTCGGGCACCTGGGCGCGGGGAACGGTGAACACCAGTTCGGGATCAGCCTCGCCGTAGGCATCATCAGGCGCAATGGTCACGGTAACGGTTTCGCCCGCTTCGTGGCCGTCAACGGCGGATTCAAAACCCGGGATCAGCATACCCTTGCCCATTACGAATTCCAGGGGTTCGCGCTCACGCGAAGAGTCGAACACCGTGCCATCGTCAAGGGTACCCGTGTAATGTGCGCGCACCGTATCGCCTTTTTTAATAGGCATAACTACTCCATTGCAGTGTGTGTGGGCGGTCTGCGGCAGTGTGCCGCATTGTCGGCAGAAGCTGCCAGGGCAGAAACCCGCCCGCGAAAAGAATAACGCCCGATTGTAAAGTGCAAGCAAAACACGCCGGGGGCCTTCTGTCAATCTGCAACGTTGCCGTTAATGCCTTCAATCCCCCTGCCAGCGCGGGTTTGCGGGCTTTGATCTT is drawn from Desulfovibrio sp. and contains these coding sequences:
- a CDS encoding peptidylprolyl isomerase, encoding MPIKKGDTVRAHYTGTLDDGTVFDSSREREPLEFVMGKGMLIPGFESAVDGHEAGETVTVTIAPDDAYGEADPELVFTVPRAQVPDHIPLNVGVPLQLSNEQGQMDVTITEVGSDEITLDANHPLAGKTLTFEIEIVSVN